A genomic segment from Fundulus heteroclitus isolate FHET01 chromosome 6, MU-UCD_Fhet_4.1, whole genome shotgun sequence encodes:
- the LOC105925237 gene encoding mitochondrial fission factor homolog A, producing the protein MSGPSFSPPAEVAEINRIHYELEYTEGISQRMRIPETLKVALESGAGSVQLQPSLPFHTTLMQVPERIVVAGDDGESRFVQPRDLDLIQSVPSVDLLGMKAPPRVLTLTEQPLDSLETEQTANSQSNPTQAASYNTRSRRERSASENISGRHSSHISRGDTSVIPSPSAPPVRLCPPLCSPEDANINLFTAAGFLSYVQSTTRRAYQQVLELLDDSHRRTHLDMALDINPDESGLVDASSLRRQIVKLNRRLQLLEEENKERSKREVILYSATVAFWLINTWIWLRR; encoded by the exons ATGAGTGGGCCAAGTTTTAGCCCGCCTGCAGAGGTGGCAGAGATAAACCGCATCCATTATGAGCTGGAGTACACAGAGGGCATCAGCCAGCGCATGCGAATACCGGAGACCCTCAAGGTGGCCCTGGAGAGTGGGGCGGGGTCCGTTCAGCTTCAGCCATCTCTGCCATTTCATACAACCCTGATGCAGGTTCCTGAAAGAATCGTTGTTGCAG GTGATGACGGAGAGTCCCGATTTGTTCAACCAAGAGACTTGGATCTAATTCAGTCAGTTCCATCTGTGGACCTGCTGGGCATGAAGGCCCCCCCACGTGTCCTCACCCTTACAGAACAGCCTCTGGACTCTCTTGAAACAGAGCAAACTGCCAACTCACAGAGTAATCCCACCCAAGCT GCCAGTTATAACACCCGATCTCGGAGGGAACGCAGTGCAAGTGAGAACATATCTGGTCGTCACAGTAGTCACATCAGCAGGGGGGATACAAG TGTAATCCCCTCCCCTTCCGCCCCCCCAGTCCGCTTGTGTCCCCCCCTCTGTTCTCCAGAAGACGCAAACATCAACCTGTTTACAGCTGCGGGCTTTCTGTCTTACGTTCAGTCAACGACACGCCGCGCATACCAGCAGGTCCTCGAACTCTTGGACGACAGCCACCGGAG AACCCATTTGGACATGGCTCTGGATATAAACCCTGATGAATCTGGCTTAGTTGATGCGTCATCGTTGCGACGTCAG ATTGTGAAGCTCAACAGGCGcctgcagctgctggaggaagaaaacaaagagcGCTCCAAACGGGAGGTCATCCTGTATTCTGCTACGGTGGCTTTCTGGCTCATTAACACATGGATCTGGTTACGTCGCTAA